The window tctcgacgggcgatagatcgttgtcgaggtccagtactcgtcgcttttgagattcatgcctagtttatccaactgactttccattattgagctccataagggtatattttgtttaaggatccactaaaacgccattcgcgttgcatgactttcgacgccattgcaggctaagttaatgattctactgtgtccaccagagaaatctacgcagttccactaccctctcgatcctaagaaaatacgcccagaaggctctatacacaaagacaccacttaccaggggagtgacaggcaagacttttaccgacacggaaaaaaaaaaaaaaactaaaaaaaagaaaaaaaagaaaacaaacaaactaaacgaagacctcgactgggtttgccttataaggcaacccagtaataagcgCGTTATGCTTGAGTTGTTTCGTTGAAAAAAGATCTATAGATGTACTAAATATCATGTTAAGTGTTAATCCTGTTTCCTCGGGCGGTAGAGCAAGTTATTGCTCCTTGATTTTTTCCGGCACTGCACTGCGACTGGATACTTGTCTAAGATCCACCATCCTCGTGTAAGCATCGCTTCGCGGAGTTGTGTTTCTTTAACATGGTGATAGTAAATTTTTTCTCATTGCCTTCCTCGCAGGTCGAGTGGTCTGATGCCATTTTCATGTGAAGATGATCACCAGACGTTAGTCAAAGTTGCAAAAGCCGATTGGGATTTTGACGACGAATGTTTTGATGATTTGTCTCACGATGCAATGGGATTTATCGAGGGACTTCTTGTTAAAAAAACCGAGGTTTGTTCCTATTTAGGCCATAGAACTTCCCGTGAGGCGTacccagatcccatcgtttctcttagctggtggggccttcgcacgagaaaacaaAGGGCTCTGGATTTTGCAGTCCCAGATTCTAGGACTTCCTGAGTTCATATATGAGTCGTCGATAGTACTAAACATGGCGGCGTTCAGAAGCTTTACATTCGAAGAGTCTCTATGCGAAGGTTTAAGTGGCCTCAAGTAGGAGAATGCGGCCCATCGTATCAAACAGAAAGAAGCAATAAGTAATATATCGTAGTTTTAAGGAAAGACTCTTTAATCATTTTAGCAACCGGCTTCGTGCCAGCTCACCCCATCGCAGCACATCGGCCATTTTACTTCCTGTTCACGATTTTATTGTTCGCAAGCTAGCCACTGAAAACTTTGAATTTCTTATGTCTCTAGAGtctttcgttttctcgtgcgaagGCCCCGCCGGCTAAGAGAACCCATggaatctgggaacgagaatggggggagagggggggggggggggaacaggGGAAACTTGGCACCTGTTTTGTCCCTCTGCTTTTGTCCCCAAGGTTCTTTGCAATGCACTTTTCAACTGTTTTATATTACAGCAATGTTATACTTCGTCTTCTTCTTTCGCAGTCAACGCTTTACAATAAATGAGTGTTTTCAACACCCCTGGATAAAGGTAAATTCTTGATTTGAGAAGTGTTTTGCGGCCAAGAAATTTGTTAATTATATTAACGTTTTACGTTATTTTTTCGTAATTAAGGATACTAAAGAAACAGGAACAAAGATTAACACGCAGAAACACAAGGCATTTTTGGCAAAGAGGAGGTGGAAGGTTAGATACGATAACATTACCACAGTATTATACAGGAACGTAGCGTGGgattttgaaggtgtacgcCAAAGGCGCTCCAAACAAGGGGGGtatgggggcatgctccccctgAGAATAttggaaatttgaaatttagggTCTCGGAAATGACATTTCCGACAATTTTAGAATcacatttcaataaataaaacatttcaacaaaacagGGGGTTTACAGTACAAGCAGAGGGCAAGATgtcgcaaactctgttataatatcatcatcatgatcatcatcataatcatatttctttcaaaaataacCGGAAACTGGGGGACTGGTGATAAGACTGACCACTGACTGCGTGGGCGCCTTCTATGAGATGACTCGTAGAAGGTATTTATACTGGCTGATACGTGATATCTTGATGAGTCTGCGCTGATGAAGGAAAGAGAAAAGTTACTACAGAAACATTTTCCGAATCATTTGTCGTTGCTACTCACTCGAATCTCGAATGAAAACCAATAATCCGTTTCCGTTCAATTTTTCAGACATCTGTCAATGCTCTTTTGGCTGTTCGCCGCATGTCTTTGTCTCCACTGTTTGCTGGCAAACGAAGAAGTTCAATGGATCCTTCAATTTTGAAATCAACTGCAGAGAGCGAGGAAGACCAAATGGCTGACAGAAAAGTATCGGCACCTGTCGATCACGCGGGGTTAAGCATCCCGAACCATCCTCATGCTGGGATCCACAGCTCATGCTTTGATCTCGACGCCAACACGATCAGAGCATTGCAAGAAAAAGCGGATAAGGCAATGGAGAGAGTGCCTTCAGGCAGAGATAAAGAAAACAGCGATGAAATTAGCTCTGAAAAAGATTATGAGGATGATGGCTCGGAAAACGAAGAAGGCTATTCGGACGGACAGGTCATTGAGGATGATTACAATAGAGCGAGTTGTTCCTACGACAGACCCAAAGCAAACACAATTTGTGGAGCAACTCCAGTTCGCGAGATGGCTTCTAACGACCAAAGGAAATCTTCTGCAACATTGATCAGTTTTGAGGACACTTCCAAAAACTACTTCAAATCAGTGTCGGTCGCTTTTAACGAGGAAGAAACTCAGAAAAACAATAGACTGGTTTGTGAACCTACAAATGACAACAACATTCAGTTAAACGAAACAGATCTCGGAGATTGTCGCatggaaaaaaatggccgagATCCCGTCAAAGGCATTCGCGAGGTCTCACTTGAGCAAAGTCAGAATTGCATGTTTGAGCCAATGGAATTAACGTTTCGGTTGGATAACATCAGTGACAGTCACTGCATCGATAATGATGGAGAAAGGCTTCCTGAAATTTGCATAAACGATCAATTAATCGTCACCAGTCCTCCTTCAGTTGCATCGGcacggaacaacaacaacatcgagaaaatggacaaaaatgcaCTTGAAGCCGCACACTCGCTGCAGATTTCTCCAAGCTTAAACATTGACAATGTAACTAAGGCCCCAAGCGATGGCGTCCAGTCCATCTCACTTAAACTGAACCATTTGAATGGTGTTCAATTAACATCCGATCACTTGACACACTGTGTGCGTCGTTCGTCGACAGGTTCAGCTCCGTGTTGACATTACAGGAATGACATAATCTTGCATGATTTCTGAATTTTATGAGAGTGTCCCATACAGATGAAGGATGTCAACgaaaatgaaaagcgttcgacTACCTGTTGAATATAGTGCTTAACGCGTTTATTAGtctcacccaactagtggactaatggaaatcctgcattttaattggctacgccaTCTGAGGACCATTAGTTACagtccttgagtagcgaaaGGCGTGacgctttgttttcttttattcccaaataaatgtttcttcaacttgcatttgctaactttattgttgccttttctgtccgactagttggttgatactaaaacaattagagcctttgccctcaagggccacgggtcaatagcccattcggcttcgcctcatgcgctattgacccgtagccctctcgggctacgggtctaattgttaaacagacctttttgcagacacggcggccattttgatttctattgtttcaaatagctattatgggatgcccagggggcaaatacacaCTAATCTGCCCcatgagcatcccataatgtctttcgaaacaacagaaaacaaaatggccgccgtatttgcaaaaacgtttatGAATCACCTGAGGAATGCCTTTTATGGAACGATTTTTTGCTAATAGTAAGTTCCTAGTGAACTCTGGGTCGTTCCATTCCTTTTTCGGGGCTAACTGCCGGTTAGCAGTTCCTTTAAAATTACCAACCAGCATGCCTCAAAACTGGGGATATGCGTTCGTCTTTCAAACCGTTGTAAATCTATATAATCACTCGCCAAGAAACAACTTTCGTACTGTAAAATGGATACGTCGATTCCCAAACTTCGCGTGAAATCTGAACACTTTAAAACCAGGGCCTggagcaggcgtagctcagttggttaatgcgcggctttcggagcaagaggtcTCAAAGTTCAATCCTCGGTgattcaacgtctgtttcgactttcctttgatccgtgtagctatagctttaaatacctgtaaaacgGAGCTCTGACAGAGGGAGTGGGGTAAAGGGctcaccgtcggcttccattgataccagtctCATAGCTGAAGGaaaactaccgacgttaaataaagttactttacctttaggGCCTAGGCCTTATCTCTGCCAGCAGTAATATTCTGTTCAAGACGGTTATAATTATCAAATTGTAAGAAATGGGTAGTTCAGTCACCGTTCGTAAAGTGGTAGAAAGCCGTACGTATCGTACAGTAGCatcgggttcaaatcccgtccaCGGGTATGGTAAAGtagtttcgttttccgtttAACACAAGTCCTAGGACACAGTGCTCTAAATAACAATAATCGCAAATTTAGAGGAAATCAGGATTTGACGATAATCGTAAATTCAATGCGAAGAGGAGATCATGTTGAAACTTACAGTTGTGTCCGTTCACCACGACAAAGGACTAGTCACTAGGAACGTATTATTAGCGAAATAGAATTCACACATGTTGGTTGTTCAATACTATCGTCTTGCGTCGCTTGAGGTAATATAATAACCTAAAATGTCTCTGCAGTTTCTTCTTTGAGCATTCAGTGTCTCAATGAAGtgaaaaattctcaaaaacatgAAAAGTAGTAATTTCTATACATGGAATCGTCAAACCCTTTGCTGCACGTCTCGCATGCAAGTCAGACTCTCGTTAACACTTTCGAATCTTTGGTTAACTTGTATATCCGGTACTGTATTATATAATACAAACCAGGAAAATATACTATCGACCTGCCTGAATCACGGAATTCTCGCTACTTAATCCCTACATTAGCTTGGCTTTTATAATTTTGCAAAACAAATGGAAACGCAATGTCGGGGTTAACGAATACGAGATAATAATTTCCTCAAATCCGTCACGAGTTAGCCACTACCGAAGACTCAATATCTCTGATTTAAAGTTTTTCAGTCCAGCGTTTTTAGCTAGGGTCACTCAGGGATTTGCTATTGCTTTCTTGATTGGCAGGCACTCTCGCCATCTTCCAATCGACCAAATACGTAGAAACTTTCCGTAGCAAATGAACCAGACCACATCCTAGTTTCGTTTTGCTTCAAAGCTAACTCTGTCTCTTCGCCGGACTACCCCACAATGATCCTTATCGGTTTGTTTGTCATGTTTTTGTCTCAAGTTCGCCATCTCATTTTGGCTTGAAAAGAGCATTGTTCTCTGCACGATGCACGCTTCAATCATTAAGTGACGATTTTCCCCAGTTTACTACTCACACATGGACAAGACCGCGGGAAACAAGTGAGAATTCATCGGGAAGACAGAGACGCCCTAGAGTTTCACTGGATTTGCCAAGAAAATCCTGAGCCTGTGTGGACACTGTACTTGACACGGGCACTGTTTGGTCTCGGCCCATGGCCTTGCCTCCTTGAGGGAATTATTAATCACCACCTGGACATTAGTGGACCAGAACAGCCTGAAGGTGTAGCAGAGATTGAGCTCGGTCTGTACGTAGATGACTTGCTAACAGAAGACTAGAAAAACGACCAAATCAAAAAGACTGCTTATGAAATCCTTAAACGTTCCAGttttcatttcttctttttgcctTCTTTTACAAGTTATTTCGTTAGAGGCTCGTCGTCGCCTTTCCCTAGCGTCACCAACTAATCATTGTTGTTCCTTTCAAAATATCGGAAATTGTTTCCTTTTGCATGTTGTTTACTCTTTCATCCATACACTTTCTCTTTCAGCCATTGACAACTTTTCTGTTGTATCAATTTTCACAATACTGCCTCTAAACTGCTTTGAGTCAGAAACACTTTCGACTCAGAATCGCTCAACATCACTCAGCTTGCACCTGCAGACTACAAAAAACTAACTGgaaattaaaacttgaaaccATAGTTattctagggactggttatgaaaccctgggaatttcaaaagcaggaacaatacagccgcaattagatgttgaaccgaccgtggccctgcacaatcttttgtttttggttcgcacgttaatttcgaataaattagtcgaagcttttgattggttatcctgccgaaaaaagcgtgtttttgtcaggttttgtgcagggtcaaggccaaaaaagcgaacaaaaagatgaaacaaagaaacttgtcgagtttcataaccagcctacatgaTAAACTATGTTGAAACCATGCAGCAAACAACTTGAATGTTGCCAAATCCCTTGTGTAACAGACATGAATATTGAATAGTCGATAACTTTTGGTCAgcatcaaacaaaacaaaacaacatgtACCTCGTTAGCAGTAGCACTTTATTTACTTGTTAAGGAAGAACACGTTGAGcataatgaaaaataaatacattatttcatcaatagctgtggttacacacaccttTGCCTTCCGGAGGGTCaatggcttgggtttggttcTGCTCAGGTATCACGTTGCCCTTTGGGATgcggttacacagtaaaagacaGTTAAAATATCAGTTAGATACGAGTTCACTGACCTTGCAAATTATAAACAGAGAAACAGAATGATTATAACTTAATCATCTTCGTAACTGACAGTCTGAAGGGCAAACTTATGAacatgaaaataaagaaagaaatactcACAGTGATGCACGAACCCCTGCTATGTTACCTTGTGCTACAAGTAAGCGTGTGTTTTCTGATACGCCACATGTAAGCGTATCGGAAGTCAACTCAGAGCACTGCAGGCGATTTCCTGTAttagctacgttctgctttatgattggccaagtcacctcagggagcagataaGAACGTACTTTTTAGTTCAAGAACTGTCATCggaagttctttttttctttttgatgtatccatggaaataatcCTAGGGCAGTTTCGGGTCTagcggttacacacaaaaacgtcCTTGGCCTTAggcaaacgctatttacccattggtaaaagggctagtgtaaccacagctaatgTTCTTCTGGGTCCGTGGAGTCCTCGCGAAAGTAAAAGTAAGCCAGATATAGGCCCTTTTCTCGGGGTTATGTGATTTATTTTCCTCGCTTCAGGCCTGTAACTCTCACTTAAtgacctggccccagttgttcaaacgatgtagggcgctatccgccggatgaatcactatccagtggataagtcacagCAAAACCAATttcgctatccaatggatagtgatttatccggtggatagcgttatccaccttttgaacaactggggccagaggAATTTGCTATCTCAAACAGTTGGCCCAAAGGGTGTTATCCATTACAACATCACAAGAAGTCTTTTTTTCCGTACAAGGAAAAGCCCATTCGTTCTGAAATGTTCAAGGTAGTATATAAGGCAAATTGTTGAGACTGTCAGGAGTTTTACATTGGAAAGACAAAGCGAAGACTACAAGACCGGAAAACTGAACACTCTCGTCTAAATTCCCTGGTCATATTGCGCCCGCGcgcaaaaaataaaagaaccaaaaaaaaaaaaaaaaaaaaaaaaaaaaacacgaaaattgcTATCGTGCGCTCACTGGAGGCCGCACAGTTTATTAATTACAAGGTGattcgacaaaaaaaaaaaactacactAGGACAGTACCAACGAGCATCCACAGGTTGAAAAAACCTCACCGCGCTCGTTGCGGTAACAGAGAGGAAAAAACCCCAGCCCCATGGATGTCTTTTAAAAAGTCTATCATTAATGCCCGCATTGGCGGCCGCGGTGGCTCCTCCGGCCCTGAGACTGTGAAGACTTATACAGGAAACGTCTTTTATGTCCTTAAAAGCGTCCTTAACGATCTCCCGGGCTCTGCTGTAGCTCAAGCCTTGGCGCCGGACCTTGGAGGTGGATGTAGAGGACGATAAAGCTCTAAACAACGGCAAATCCTCACCAAGATCAATTTTTGCGGCCGCAATGTATTGCTCCAACGCCTTAACGGGGCACGTGTCTTGATTCGACCGCGCGATTGCAACCCACGCTCCGTCACGAAATTGGTCTGTCTTGGACGATTCTAAAAATATAGACACATAAGTAGGAAAAAATTTAATGTCACAAGCTCTTATAGAGCATAACTCACTGAAACGAAAAAAGCCAGCATAACCTAAGAGACATAAGGCTACTGTCCTCAAGTCGGACAAAGAGGGAGACTTATCTGAAATCTTGGAAGTTACAAGCGCTTTCAACATTTCGCTGGTGATGGGCTCTTTCTTTGCCTTCGGTTTTCCCAGAATTCTTTGGGACGCACTAACCATGGAAGAAACAAAAGGATGGTCGGAGACCTTCGGCAGACCAGCCAAGCGTTGAGCCCAGTCGATACTGTAAACAGCATTAAGTACAGGAGAAGGAGAGTTGGCTTCAGAAATCAGGCATTGTAAGTAGGCCGCAACATGAAACGAATTGGCAGGCACGTGGCAAAAGCAGTTAGACGAAGCCCAAAGCTTCCAGCGCTTAAAGCCAGCCAAATAAGTACGAATGGTGCCTTCCGCTTTCGAAGCAAGCACTGTTTCCTGAACGCGGCTAACCAATGGCTGCAGATGATTAGGGAATGCGGCAGAGAATTCGCACCACATCTCTGACTGGAACACATctgtaaaaaggaaaaagagaaaagaagcgACAAGCAAGCAAAAAACGACAAAtcgaataaaaatatagaaacaAAGGCAAGCGAACAGCAATGAGAAACGagggcaacaacaacaagttcAAGGAGGAAACTGGCAAAATCAcctctccacaaaaatagtTGCTTCCAGGCAAAATCTTACGTCTCGGGCACAGCTGGTTCCACCCCCATTAAAATCTCGGGCACATATGACCCATGGCACACGGGTGATAACAAACACCCCTATAAGAATCCCAGGGCAAAGATGGCCCCAGGTACATATGGTCCCACTTGGACGGAAAAAGCCCATCCTTAAATATCTCGGGCACAGATGGTCCTACTTGGGTGAGAAAATCATCCCTAAGTATCTCGAGCATGGTCTGACTTAGGTGGAAAAAATCACCCTTAAATATCTCCGGCGCAGATGGACTCACTTGGGTGAAAAATCACCCCTAAATATCTTGGGCACAGATGGTCCCATTCGGGTGGAAAAATCACCCCCGAATAACTTGGACACAGAGGGTCCCACTTAGTGTAAATCACACCCGAGTTCTGGGCACAGATGGTCCCAATATAGACGGGCGCAAAAAAGGCCCCGATATTAAGTAACTTATTATGccctcaaaacaaaagaacaaggCATAATCAAGAACTGAATCTGAAAAAACAAGAGAATGTAAATATAAATATAGATATGTATAaatttaacaacaaaaaaacgaagggaaaaacaaacaaataaaataaaataaaataaaataaaactgaaaaataaaaataaaagcgaGTCGCCTCCAGAGAACACCAAGAGGATGAATTAGCATACAAACACTCCAAATATACTCTCCCGAGAGTCCCTTGATGGTTCATACCGACGAGAGAATATTTTTCCGCTAATTTACAAACCGCGGAAAAATTCGACTTTAAACTCTTAACAATTGGTTATCACAAATATGCTCTTGCAGATGATTTCGACATTTTATCAAAAGGTCGTTATGACATACAATGTCAGTAAAATAACAGAAACACTGTTGATTAGAGATTTGAAGCCTACCCTAAATGAATATGTAAGCAGCAAAAATTTGCATCTTtaccactactaccaccactactactactgctgctgctgctactactactaacaataataataataataataataataataataataataataataataataataataataataataataataataataataaagtataaAAAATGAGATTCTTAAATTCCAAACTAATGTAACATAAATATCAGAACCGTTCCAACAAATTAAAAGCTCTCTTTTTaaatagaaatgttttaagttgctATTTGAAAATGGGGAGACTGCTACTTGTTCCCATAGTTTATGGCAGCGAGTTCCATAAAACAGGTGCAGCATGAGCAAAGGCCCGATCCCCAAGTGTAGAGCAGTTGTCTTTTGGAATGAACAGAAGAGATTGTGCAGACGAGCGAAGAGCATAATTAGCAGCTGGTTTCAAGGATAAAACATCTTTAATGTAGGATGGACTTTGGTTGTGTAGTGACTTGTAAACAAAAAGGAGCCATTTAAACTGAACTCTGAACGATAGTGGAAGCCAAAGTAAGTCGATAAGGGCGGGTATGACCAAATTTTGCAATCTGAAAAATCACTCTGGCCGCGGCATTCTTAACGTTTTGTAAACGATCAAGTTGATATTTAGGCAGACCAAATAGAAGTTCGTTACAGTAATCGAGGAGCGACGATACAACAGCATGGATCAGCGTCTTTGTGGATTGCAAAGTAAGGAATTTTCTGATCTGTCTTACATTGTATAGTCCGCGAAAAGCCTTGCTACAAATCTTGTCTACGTGAACATTCATTCGCATATGAGCATCGAACTACAACCAAAGGTTCCAGATGCTTTTTAAAGGTTTAATGACACTGTCGCCAATGATAATAGATTCAATTGATGTTTGTCCAAGTTGTTGACGGGTGCCAATACGTAGAAAGTCAGTTTTGGCGTCGTTGATCATGAAACGATTTGCTATAAACCAAGGGCTAATGAATGTTCAAGATGCTCTCGATGGTTTCCCCGGTAAGTCCATCTACCCATGGTTGGACGTCAGCAATTTGTTGCACTGGATCAAGGGTGCTGGTGAATACAATTTGTCAGTTACTGTTTTCGCGAGATTAGAGACAGAAGTTGTTGTTTTGGAGGCATCTACCAATTCACGAAAATCCTGCAGATCTGGGAAGTCGAGCCGGATTTGTGAACAAGAAGAACCAACTGAGGTGACGGTAGTATGGAGCAACATGGCTGAAACACCCAAACTAATGGACACTAGAGATCGTGACTGTTGTAAGTCTAAGTCTTTCTCGTAGCAGTAGAAGTCAATGATATCTTAGATGATCCACTATCGCGGTAAACACTGTGGCACACCCTCAGAGCAAGTTACCACGTGAGCAAATAAATTCATGCCCCAGTGTCCACCGTGGAAATACAGCAGCCACAGTTGTTCTGTGAGAGGAGAGCACAGATGCAGGGAGCAGGATTACACCAGTTCCAGGTAGACCAAATAGTGAGGGTATTCTAGAGTGTCACGAACGAATCAAGGTCGTTGTCCAGTCTGTCTTTCTGATTGTACACTCTATACAGAGAAGTTGGTTCAACATGCTCACGCAAACCACACTCCATGGGGCAATGACGACGCTGTGGGAGACCAATTGGATTCCTAGATTGTGCAAACTTATCAAACCGATTATAAGACGGTTCTACTGCTGTAAAAGATTCCAGATTTCAGCATGTGTTGACCCACCTACTGGTCATTTACCACATGACCAGATGGAAGGTGATTCTCACTTTCAAGTTGGTAGACTAGACTTCGCCGGGTCTATAACGTACCGTACAGAAACAAACAGAGACGTCAAGGGTTACATCGTCTTACACTTGCAGTTTGACACAAGCACGCTACCTAGAAGTAACAAGAACCGTGCAGAGAGATCAATTCATGGTAGGACGAAAGCGTTCCATCGCAATGAAATGTCGACCGGAGAAGATTTACTCCTAACTCCCAGGGTGAATTACAAGAAGTTCTACTCCACGTTGAAGTCACTCTGAAGAACCATCCATTGAGCTATGTCGATGAGGATATTCAGGTACCCATACTCATGCCAAACCTACTGCAGTTTGACCGCCCAAATCTGCTATCTGAAACACAGAGCCACGAGTTGGAAAACCTTGACATTCACAAGAACGCTCGCTACCTTGCAAGACATAAGGATGTGCTATGAAAGACACGGTCAACGCAGTAGCTTAAAGGATTGCGCGAGAGGCACAACATGAAGTACAAAGAGAATAAGAGTAACTTTTGCCGAAGGCGATGTTGTGATCATAAGGGGAAACGAAAAGAACCATTGCCAATGGAAGCTCGGAATTTTTGAGAAACTGATCACTAGGAAACTAAGACGGAATTACGAGAAGAGCCAAATTTACGTAAAGGAAAGTCATTTCTGGAGATGCCTGTACAACACTTATATCCACAGGAGCTGTCTTGTGATAGAGTGAGAGACATACGCGACACTCAACTGAATCCCGAAGTGACGGTATTCAGGCCAAGAAATGCCGCAGCGGCAGCACAGAGTGTGGCTGaagatgaaaaagaattttcaagatttttacAATGAACTGTTAACTTTGTTTCGATGAATTACTTTTTAAAGCTatgttgttctttctttttcgtgATGAACGGGAGAGAGTGTGGTGAACTTTGCCGGACTAGCTTAAGGTTACGCTTAGACTGCAAGCAGTGTCTTTTTTGCTCGAAAATCCGCCGAGAGAACTTGATATGCGAGGGGCATGCTACTCGCCGCCTCGCCCCTCGAATATCACGTTCTCTAGGCGGATTTTCGAGCAacagagagactgctcgcagtctacttTGTGCTTGGCTTGTATGATGACGTGATCAACGCATATTTTTGCAAAAACTGAGCTATTTCTCGCACGCTGGTTTGTTCACTTTTGTCATTAATAagaggacagacacataaaATTGTAATTAATTATATTACACAAACTCCGTTCGAAATACATGAGATAACATCAGGTAGAATCCCATTTATTTTGCTACGAACCAGTCTTCAACACGTCTAGAGAAAACGAAAAAG of the Montipora foliosa isolate CH-2021 chromosome 14, ASM3666993v2, whole genome shotgun sequence genome contains:
- the LOC137984549 gene encoding uncharacterized protein; this translates as MQVNGRSVEIQLMRKLLAGRFVWDVKFPSEFQENFLPFFSQECHDLSENLVVKNATKLFNSASCLNLGDFQWSDLTLVSLPNSFKHFALDPDELRLLFECYKALYPREEIELSSSVARKFSNVLLGTEKFGSKLDCRNLRSARIMASWSGDDGLIDASVPRKPGVVNFYIVHSVKINGEFYQHAFAVVWWYKTDCDQGHFGKPTQVWKLHDYEPCGPSLFMPVQRIGQKFACCSVELNGCHFLSDSSRVHPSLIPPRQSPREEPVDLQRLSINSYINPSLSVPGASELFERIVAEEYLMEDDAVDYVKQILEALKFMYERNFVHLDLKPENILCVSMDSNDIKLVDFGLARDLDSERETRSSFGTPDFHTPEVIRMKPVSPASDLWSLGVVTYVLSSGLMPFSCEDDHQTLVKVAKADWDFDDECFDDLSHDAMGFIEGLLVKKSSQRFTINECFQHPWIKDTKETGTKINTQKHKAFLAKRRWKTSVNALLAVRRMSLSPLFAGKRRSSMDPSILKSTAESEEDQMADRKVSAPVDHAGLSIPNHPHAGIHSSCFDLDANTIRALQEKADKAMERVPSGRDKENSDEISSEKDYEDDGSENEEGYSDGQVIEDDYNRASCSYDRPKANTICGATPVREMASNDQRKSSATLISFEDTSKNYFKSVSVAFNEEETQKNNRLVCEPTNDNNIQLNETDLGDCRMEKNGRDPVKGIREVSLEQSQNCMFEPMELTFRLDNISDSHCIDNDGERLPEICINDQLIVTSPPSVASARNNNNIEKMDKNALEAAHSLQISPSLNIDNVTKAPSDGVQSISLKLNHLNGVQLTSDHLTHCVRRSSTGSAPC